Part of the Brassica oleracea var. oleracea cultivar TO1000 chromosome C8, BOL, whole genome shotgun sequence genome is shown below.
NNNNNNNNNNNNNNNNNNNNNNNNNNNNNNNNNNNNNNNNNNNNNNNNNNNNNNNNNNNNNNNNNNNNNNNNNNNNNNNNNNNNNNNNNNNNNNNNNNNNNNNNNNNNNNNNNNNNNNNNNNNNNNNNNNNNNNNNNNNNNNNNNNNNNNNNNNNNNNNNNNNNNNNNNNNNNNNNNNNNNNNNNNNNNNNNNNNNNNNNNNNNNNNNNNNNNNNNNNNNNNNNNNNNNNNNNNNNNNNNNNNNNNNNNNNNNNNNNNNNNNNNNNNNNNNNNNNNNNNNNNNNNNNNNNNNNNNNNNNNNNNNNNNNNNNNNNNNNNNNNNNNNNNNNNNNNNNNNNNNNNNNNNNNNNNNNNNNNNNNNNNNNNNNNNNNNNNNNNNNNNNNNNNNNNNNNNNNNNNNNNNNNNNNNNNNNNNNNNNNNNNNNNNNNNNNNNNNNNNNNNNNNNNNNNNNNNNNNNNNNNNNNNNNNNNNNNNNNNNNNNNNNNNNNNNNNNNNNNNNNNNNNNNNNNNNNNNNNNNNNNNNNNNNNNNNNNNNNNNNNNNNNNNNNNNNNNNNNNNNNNNNNNNNNNNNNNNNNNNNNNNNNNNNNNNNNNNNNNNNNNNNNNNNNNNNNNNNNNNNNNNNNNNNNNNNNNNNNNNNNNNNNNNNNNNNNNNNNNNNNNNNNNNNNNNNNNNNNNNNNNNNNNNNNNNNNNNNNNNNNNNNNNNNNNNNNNNNNNNNNNNNNNNNNNNNNNNNNNNNNNNNNNNNNNNNNNNNNNNNNNNNNNNNNNNNNNNNNNNNNNNNNNNNNNNNNNNNNNNNNNNNNNNNNNNNNNNNNNNNNNNNNNNNNNNNNNNNNNNNNNNNNNNNNNNNNNNNNNNNNNNNNNNNNNNNNNNNNNNNNNNNNNNNNNNNNNNNNNNNNNNNNNNNNNNNNNNNNNNNNNNNNNNNNNNNNNNNNNGACGAATTTTTTTTTTCCGACGAAACGATACCGACGGACGGGTTCGTCGGAAATTCGTCGGAATAGACCGATTCCGACGAATTTCCGACGATTTCGGCCATCAGAATCCCCCTGTTTTCTTGTAGTATAAGTCTCTTAGCAATATTTTATTTTCCTCTTTTACTTTCTTTTTCGGATCTAATGTATTTACAAGTATTAATATCACCCGATTTCAACAATTTTTAGTTCGTAATCTATACATTAAAAATGAAGAGAGTCATTTTAACTTCGAAATGTACTAGATGATCATATATGCATTACAAAAATACTTTTATGGAATCTTTTGGTATTTTTCGTGAAATTTTATATTAATTATGTTATTTCTGTTTAAATTTTTATATTTTAATACAATATTTTACTAATTAATATTGTTGTAATAATTAATATATGTGCTAGTAAAAGTTTAGTTATGAGAAATATAAGGACCATAATATAAAATACAAATAGTTTTGAAGTTAAGTTTGAAGTTTTGCTTTTGGAGAACAACACCTTTAAACTTCAAATATAGAGTTTTAGAAACTTCAAAATAGAGTGTCTTTTTTGGAAATGCTCTTATGTGCTTTTTATTATAGATTTTGGGTTTTCCAAACCGATGAAAGAGTGAAAATTAAGAGCATCTCCAATGGTATTTTTTACCATAGAGTTCTAAAATTATATATTGGTGTATGCATATAACTTTAAAACTTCATGATAAGAAACTACTATTCAAGTTGCTTTAATTCGTAAAAAATGTGCATTTTATGAATGGATCCTCTCCCTAGATATTGTGGCATTGATGTTGCCGACAGTACACCATCAAACTATATTTGGTTTAATTTCCGTTGTTGTATGTTTTATCGAAGATAGACAATTCCCTCTCTCCCTTTTTTGTAACCTAGAATTTTAAATTGATGAACTTAAAGCTACACAAAGAAAATGAACAAGTCAACTTCTCTGTTATTTTTACATTCTTTGAAGCTACAATTTGGAAGTTAACGTTTTTTGGTTTATAGATTTAATTTTGAAAATGACACTCTGTATAGTATAATTTAAGGAAACAATTAAGAAGTCTCAGAACTCTATGGAACTAGACCTCTACACAATATAGGAAAGACCCTATGGAAGTAGACCTTTACAACCAATGATACGCATACGATCATTTTTAAATATGGCAACTAATAGTATTAAAGTTAAATAATTTAACTAAATAGACACAAAAGTCAGCTTCAATAACAATTGGTGAATATTTATAGGGTTTATATTCGTTACTCCAACCCATAAATCTATTCCCGGCGTAACGCTTTAACATTAGTTGACTTTTATTTTAGATATCTTGAATCAAGAAATCCAATTGCTGATATATAGTTCAACAGTTCTTTCCCGCTGGTTGTAAATTGGTTTATATTTGATGTATGCATTTGAGAAAACTAGTTATTCAAGATATTTCTTTGGTAAGAATATGAATTATTTACAAAAAAATATTATTTACATAAACGTGGCGTAGTTAGAAAAATCCATTAGAGCTTATGGTAAAGCTTGAATGAAACAAATGAGATTACCAAGAATCAAGTTTACTCATAGTTAAACCACCGACTGAGGTGGGTGCAAACTTATCATGTGAATCAACTTAGATTAAACAAATTATGTTCAACTTAGCGATTAAGCTGAAGACGAATTCAAATTACGTTTTGTTGGTTAATATATTACCACAAGTTGACAACTTGTGAAAATCATCCCAAAGACCAGATGTCTATTTATACGTTAGATTAGCATTATGGCTATATGTCATCTTAACAAACACAAAGGGTCAAACAAACAACCAAAACACTCTATTGCCTAAGAGACGAATAAAGTTCTAACATGGAGGGCCTTCAAGTGTTCATCAACTTCCGTGGAGACGAGCTGCGCTTAAACTTCGTGGACTCTCTCGTGATTGCTTTGAGAGCAGCGAGAATCAAACTTTTCATAGACAGTGACGAGCAGGTGGGCAGAACCTTACGACACTTGCTCGTTAGGATCGACCAGTCAAAAGTCGCCCTAGCGATCTTCTCGAAAGAGTACACTACTTCAACTTGGTGCTTGGATGAGCTGGTAAGGATCAAGGAACGCATGGATGATGGCAAACTTACAGGGATTCCTATCTTCTATAAGGTGGATCCTTCCGTTGTGAGCAATCTTGAAGGCGATTTTGGTGATAAATTCAGGAGACTTCAACGCGAAAATCAACATGATCAAGTAAGAACCCAGAAATGGAAGGAAGCCTTAACGTATATGACCGGAATAGTAGGTGTGCACTTGCGTGAAGGAAGGTTAGCTTTGTTCCCTTCTCTTTATCTTATTTTTAGACTTTTAGTGAACGTATATTTAATCCAATTTCTTATCAATAACACGCAGGAGTAAATTTTGTTTGTCTATTGTGGTCTGTCTATTGGTCTGTAGCAGAAATTGTAGATTGACTTAGGGGCTGAAAGGTTCAGTCTGAATGCTTTTCCTTGGCAGAGTTAGACGAATCCTCTAACTCTTACTCTATTTTAATCATCTTTGACAATTTTTCGTGACAAGAAATTAAATATGAGTTTCCGTGGATTCCGATATGGACTTAGGCTTGGGATTCTCTCCATTAAAAATAAATTTACAGTTAAAATTTAAGCATATTTCCCAAATAGTATTTTTCAGTGTGAATTTATTAGGTTATATACATAGCGAAAGCACAATCTCTTAGTGGTAAATATTCGCATTTTCTCTCAGCCAAAGTACATAAACCAATGCATGCATAAAACTAACATATTTTACGCAGGCCTGGCAAGAACTGGTGTTTTACCAACTTTAGCCCAAGGTCGGCTTATATAGAATAGTTTAGTAGCGGAACATCTAATTATTTTGAATTCTAAAGTGTTTGAAGCCGTATCTGGTTTCATATAATAACATCTAATAACATTAATTTAACTTCAAGACATTGCGCCTTGCATGCGCATCACACATATTTAAATGTTTTTGGAATTTGAATTAAGTCAGATACTCGGTAACGTGTAACAGTGGTCAGACGGATAATAGTTTCATAGAAGCAATCGTCGCGAGGGTTCAGGCAGTGCTGGCCGAAAACGCTGCTAGTTTCATGATCTATGCAAAGAGAATCGAGATTGAACATGCGGACAAACCCGAAAATTGGACCTGGAGCTCAATCCACGAGGCACAAAAGTAAGACCATTTTATGGTTAAGTTCAATATATTTATGATTGCTTTTAATTATTTATATACGGCACTAAACTACGTTAAATACAATTATAAAATAGCATATGCGAATTATATTATAAATATTTGCAAATACATAATATAATATTTTACATCATTTATCTGCGAAATAGTGACAAGGCCTATGCGAGTTGGAAAAAAGAACACCTCTACAAATGTTTGTGGATATATTTTTTTTGGATCAAATGTTTGTGGATTATATTTAGTATGGCCATTTTCTAAACAGTCTTACTTTCGAAATACGTTCCAGCGGAAAAGCCATTGACATTGCAACATTGAAAGAAGTTTACTGGATGAACATAACAGGAAATTCTACAACGAGTAAACTGACACCAGAAACAATGTACAAAGTTGTGTTCGTGGTTAAGTTCGAAGAGGATGCAATTGGATGGCATAAGCCGGTGAACTTGACTCTGACACTGACCATGCGCGATAACACCACGATTCAGCAGAAGCAGACATGTTTGTTAGACACCTACGTAGGTGACGAAGAATGGGTTGACATCAAGGCCGGAGAATTTGTGGCACCACCAAAGGAAGCACCCGCCAGGATATCTTTCACTATGTGTCAGCATGACGACACCGTACGGAAGACCGGACTTGTGGTAAAAGGTGTCGCGTTTCGTGCAGTGGACTAAGATGCAAAATCATGTCTAATGGATCTTCATTCTTTCATGCTTCTGCTCGATCTTCATAAGATTCACTTTGTCTCTTTTGAGTTGCTCTATACGAGTCTTTAATGGTACCTACTGGTATCTTTTGCTGTTTTTAATGCTTTGTTGTTGCATTTGTTTCGTTTTGCTATGTTGTCATGTATTGGACCATCTCAAATAAATAAAATTCAGTGTTAAAAAAAATAAGGTTTATACTTCTCTGTTTTAGATTCTTTATAGTTAATATGGGGTTCTTAATTATTATTATCCACACCCAGTTATATGATTATAATCATACAGTTTTTTTAAAAGAGTACATAAGTAGTCGAAACATATTGGTGACCATAAAATGAATAAAATGAACAAAAAAATTGAACAAATTTTCATTTAAAGAACTGAATTGAAAAAAAAGTTGAACATGAACAATCGCTCTTTATCAATTTTAGAAGGGAAAAATATTTCTTCAATAATTCCTAGGGCACTTCGGTTATTTTATCGGTTCGATTTGGGGTTAGTTCGATTTGATTAACTCGGTTCTAAAAAAAATTCCAACTGAAAGAAACGATAATTAGTTTGGTTTGGATCGAATTCGGTTCGGTTTATGTTTCGGTTCGGTTTAGCTGAATGTATGGTCATGAAATCATCACGTTGTGATAATAAAAAATAAACTATGTGAACTAAATTCAATACAAAACTAATGCTAAAATCTTTAAAACCCACAAAAAGAATTTTAAAAAAACACAATCAAACCAAAATTAACTAAAATAAATAAAAAATTATGCTGAAGCCGCCGAGGAAAAAGAGACATTGTGGAGAACTTTTGTTTTAAATGATACGTAGTTTTTGCATGTTTTATGCAGCTTCCTTATACATATAAGAATTCAAGAATATTTTTTTTAATCCAATTGTGGAGAGCTTTTGTTTTAAATGATGGGGTCCATATATAGTAATTTCATAAAAAGTGGTCACCAGTTGAAGTCATAATGAACCAGAAAGGTGGAATCACTCGCTTCGATTGACTAGTGAATAAAGAATACACTTTTAGTTGCATGCGCCTCGGCTGCCTCATCCTCGCTTTCCACATCCATGCAAATTGATCTTTAGTGATAAAAGACACTTGCTCGGAACAGGTAAGTTTCTGGTTTGATATTATAATGTTCTAATCTCAAACACAACACTATTCAACTCAAGATTATTAATTGAGAATCATGTCTTTGCGTTCTTGCTTTGTGAGAGGTAGGTGCACTGTTGATCGAGTAAACTTTTTTGCCAACAAGAATCACGTTCCGATGATTCTGTCTAACAAAAGAGGAAGGGAAGCTGAAAGCATCAGTAATAATAATATCCAAAAACAACAGAAGCTTCAGGTATCTTTGAACTATAATCATAACAACGTTAGTGTTCAAGAAGAAGTCCACAAGGAGAATCTAGTATCCACTGGTCTTAGGCTATATTATTATGACTAACGCAACTCTTCACTGACTTCTGCTAGTGGTAGCATCGTAGCTGCTTCATCAATTTTTCAGAGATAAAAAAGATGAGCTTGACCAGTTTTTAAAAATCCAGGTACTGATTGTCTCTCTGTGTGTGCATGCTCTTTTTTGCACTCTTGGTTTGTAATGTATTGTTTACTTTTGTGTGGTTAAGGTAGCTCAAATGGCGAAAGAAGTGAGGAATATTAAACAGAGACAGATAGAGTCTGTTCTCAACACATTAGAGAAAGGAATGAGCAAGAAGCTTCAAGAGAAAGATGAGATTAATACCATGAACAAGAAGAATAATTAAGGAGCTCGAGGAGCGGATAAAGCAAGTGGCATTGGAAGCAAATAATTGGCACTACAGAGCAAAGTACAACGACAACCATGTGGTTTGCTGCTGCAGATCATGGCAAAGAAGGGTTTGGAGATAGTGAAGTAGATGATGCAGCTTCGTCGTACACTGATCCAAACAACAACAACATGGGTATTCAGAGGATGAGATCCAATATGTTGTAGAACAAGCTGTCAGATATAAAACATCAGAAAAGATGTCATAGTTTGAATTCAATGATACGCATAGTACCTGTTTATAGTTAAGTCTCTCCTAAAAGCGTCCTCTTCTGGGGTTCCCAGAAGCCTATAGGAAAGGAAAAGAGACTTAAAGAGAGGTTATGTTCTTCAACTGTTCTCGTCAGCTTCTTCTTTTCTCAACTGTACAAAATCTAACCACTGGTTACAGAGACGCATCTTCCCGGTCTCCAAATGTTTGGATTGCTTAGGGTTACTGCCAACAAAATAAACAAGTTAATATCAAGAAAAGCTTGTCATCAATCAGATTCAGCAGGGAATCTCAATTAGACCTTTTAATAGTATGAACGTTCACCACTTCTCACTTTAATTAGAAGAAAAATAATCCTGGTCTAGCTGTTTCAAGAAATTGCCTTGTCGCGCACCCAACCACCGGCGACGCGAAGCTGCGTCTGGTGGTTAGATTCACGGAGAGCACCTATAAGAAGGTCGAAGATTCACCGTTCATTTTCAGTGAGATCGATTCTCTCCCTCAGCTCCGCTCTCGTCATGGCCTTCGGCTTCATACGACATACGACCGTCGTCATTGTCAGTGTTTAAATCCCTTTTATAGGGTTTGGTCGATTTTTCTAACGGGAACTTGGATCGTTCGGTTTGATTCCGGTTAGAGCTTCAGAACCGTATTGGTTTTCCAAAGTGGAGACTGGCCCAAATCCGAAATAAAAATATGAAACTGGGCCTGTTGTGTCTAAGCACAACTGAAAGGGCTTACTGTTTTAATGTTTGCTAAACGCCCTAACTCTCTTTAATGATAAATCGGAATCCGATATTAAAAATTTATATTTGCATAATAATCTTCAAAATCAATCAAAACTCACTAATAAAAATTACAAACAATATTATCTAATAAATTTTTTTATATTTTGATAAAAATACAAACTAAATAATCTGCAAGTAAAGTTTAATATTTAACTTGTTAGATTCGGGTTTATTATGGACTTCTAACTTAA
Proteins encoded:
- the LOC106310588 gene encoding protein PHLOEM PROTEIN 2-LIKE A6-like — protein: MEGLQVFINFRGDELRLNFVDSLVIALRAARIKLFIDSDEQVGRTLRHLLVRIDQSKVALAIFSKEYTTSTWCLDELVRIKERMDDGKLTGIPIFYKVDPSVVSNLEGDFGDKFRRLQRENQHDQVRTQKWKEALTYMTGIVGVHLREGSGQTDNSFIEAIVARVQAVLAENAASFMIYAKRIEIEHADKPENWTWSSIHEAQNGKAIDIATLKEVYWMNITGNSTTSKLTPETMYKVVFVVKFEEDAIGWHKPVNLTLTLTMRDNTTIQQKQTCLLDTYVGDEEWVDIKAGEFVAPPKEAPARISFTMCQHDDTVRKTGLVVKGVAFRAVD